One region of Candidatus Neomarinimicrobiota bacterium genomic DNA includes:
- a CDS encoding sodium:alanine symporter family protein: protein MVIILVGTGIFLTFRLGFPQFRLFRHAWRVIAGHYDNPDDEGDINHFEALSAALSATIGIGNIAGVATAVHWGGPGVLFWMWITALFGMATKFTTCTLSHKYRTIHGDGTASGGPMYSIERGLGAAWKPLGITFAALVLITSLGIPNLVQSNTVAVSLHRDFGVPPFITGLVLAGLVGVVIVGGIRRIGRVASRLVPFMAAIYVIGAVIIIAANYQNIIPSIILIFENAFTPTAQMGGFFGSAWIVTLTWGIKRGLFSNEAGLGSAPIAHAAAKTKESVREGVVAMIGPFIDTLIICTLTGLVLVTTGVWQEKFDEILEGAYLSELTVYAGEITPNSLQVKEPYSGTITVKDGAISGDFSIYHETGTVDNYSFLAQDELTDYSDFSGTITIQEGQIVSSDPSADLAVSGEVALTGAELTAQGFSRGLPGRWGNYIVSIGVILFAFSTALAWSYYGDRSIEYIVGRKGILPYRIIFVIFIFLGSLLTLNTVWLFSDIAMALMAIPNLLATLGLVNKVADWTKLYTSVKHPEIR from the coding sequence ATGGTGATTATCCTTGTTGGCACAGGCATTTTTCTGACCTTTCGGCTCGGATTCCCGCAATTTCGGCTATTCCGTCATGCGTGGCGGGTGATCGCCGGGCATTACGACAATCCAGACGACGAAGGTGACATCAATCATTTCGAGGCGCTTTCCGCCGCCCTTTCCGCTACCATCGGAATCGGGAATATTGCCGGTGTGGCGACCGCTGTGCACTGGGGCGGCCCCGGCGTTCTCTTCTGGATGTGGATTACCGCGCTTTTCGGAATGGCGACAAAATTTACAACCTGTACCCTGAGCCACAAGTACCGGACGATCCATGGCGATGGCACGGCGTCCGGCGGCCCGATGTACTCCATTGAGCGCGGGCTGGGCGCCGCATGGAAACCGCTGGGAATCACCTTTGCCGCTCTGGTCCTTATTACATCACTAGGAATCCCCAACCTGGTACAGTCCAATACGGTCGCCGTGTCCCTACATCGTGATTTTGGCGTACCGCCATTTATTACCGGACTGGTCTTGGCCGGATTAGTCGGCGTAGTTATCGTCGGTGGAATTCGGCGTATTGGTCGCGTGGCCAGTCGTTTGGTGCCTTTTATGGCAGCGATCTATGTCATCGGTGCTGTAATTATTATCGCAGCGAATTACCAGAATATCATTCCGTCAATCATTTTAATATTTGAGAATGCCTTTACGCCAACCGCTCAGATGGGCGGATTCTTCGGCTCGGCCTGGATTGTTACCCTCACCTGGGGAATCAAACGCGGTCTGTTTTCCAATGAAGCGGGCCTGGGATCGGCGCCGATTGCACACGCTGCTGCCAAAACCAAGGAATCCGTGCGCGAAGGTGTAGTCGCCATGATCGGTCCGTTCATCGACACACTCATCATCTGTACGCTTACCGGGTTGGTGCTGGTAACGACCGGTGTGTGGCAAGAAAAATTTGATGAAATCCTGGAAGGTGCTTATCTCTCTGAACTCACTGTCTATGCCGGAGAAATCACCCCGAACAGCCTTCAGGTCAAAGAGCCGTATTCCGGGACAATCACCGTCAAAGACGGCGCAATCAGCGGTGACTTCAGCATCTATCACGAAACCGGCACCGTGGACAACTATTCTTTTCTTGCTCAGGATGAGTTGACTGATTATTCCGATTTTTCCGGGACGATTACCATACAGGAGGGTCAAATCGTCTCCTCCGATCCTTCAGCAGATCTCGCTGTGTCCGGAGAAGTGGCACTCACCGGAGCCGAACTCACCGCACAGGGTTTCAGCCGTGGACTGCCCGGACGTTGGGGGAACTACATTGTCTCCATCGGCGTTATCCTGTTTGCTTTCTCTACCGCGCTGGCATGGTCTTACTACGGAGACCGTTCTATTGAATATATTGTGGGCAGAAAGGGCATTCTGCCGTACCGAATCATCTTTGTAATCTTTATCTTTTTAGGATCACTTTTAACACTGAATACGGTCTGGCTATTTTCCGATATCGCCATGGCGCTGATGGCGATTCCGAATCTACTGGCCACATTGGGGTTGGTGAACAAGGTTGCCGACTGGACGAAATTGTACACCAGCGTCAAACATCCGGAGATACGGTAA
- a CDS encoding OsmC family protein yields the protein MMAKRTGSAQWKGGLQDGTGTVSTETGVLDNTPYSFTSRFEEGKGSNPEELIGAAHAGCYSMALSAELGEDGYTPNSIDTTDKVHLVKKNDGFAISKIEIHTEADIPNIDENTFLKYAEAAKKGCPVSKALAGVEFELHATLK from the coding sequence ATAATGGCGAAACGAACAGGCTCTGCACAGTGGAAAGGCGGTCTGCAGGACGGGACCGGTACAGTCAGCACAGAAACCGGTGTATTGGACAACACTCCATACTCCTTTACGTCCAGATTTGAAGAAGGCAAAGGATCCAATCCGGAGGAGCTTATCGGAGCCGCGCACGCGGGGTGCTATTCAATGGCGCTCTCTGCAGAACTCGGCGAAGACGGATATACGCCGAATTCCATCGATACCACTGATAAAGTTCATCTGGTAAAGAAGAATGACGGCTTTGCTATCTCAAAAATCGAAATTCATACCGAAGCGGACATTCCGAATATTGATGAAAATACATTTTTAAAATATGCCGAGGCGGCAAAAAAGGGCTGCCCGGTTTCCAAAGCACTAGCCGGCGTCGAATTTGAGCTCCATGCTACGCTGAAATAA
- a CDS encoding MBL fold metallo-hydrolase, with the protein MSEPSARAQVVETVAPAILHWTLEDDRIHNRSDSYAIETPDGNVLIDPLPLKESALGDLGEIRAICLTGRFHQRAAWRYQEHFSVPVYAPKNGKGYEGEPDHLYESGDMLPGNLKVVHAPGPTDAHYNFYYTSDNLKAMFIADLLIRRSADNIFRFVPGQFMDNPDLTRESARNLLNYDIDLLCPNHGAVQKGNVHQVIREALEHDLEKGQ; encoded by the coding sequence ATGTCAGAACCGTCTGCACGAGCTCAAGTGGTTGAAACTGTCGCTCCGGCCATTCTCCACTGGACACTTGAGGATGATCGAATCCATAACCGGAGCGATTCGTATGCAATCGAAACGCCGGATGGCAATGTATTAATAGACCCGCTGCCACTGAAAGAGTCTGCGCTCGGCGACCTCGGAGAAATTCGTGCTATCTGTCTGACAGGGAGATTTCATCAGCGTGCCGCCTGGCGGTACCAGGAACACTTTAGCGTTCCGGTATACGCTCCGAAAAACGGTAAAGGATATGAGGGGGAACCAGACCACCTCTACGAATCCGGAGATATGCTTCCGGGGAATCTCAAGGTTGTACACGCGCCGGGGCCGACGGATGCTCATTATAATTTTTACTATACGAGTGATAATTTGAAGGCCATGTTTATTGCTGATCTGCTTATTCGGAGATCTGCGGATAACATCTTCAGGTTCGTTCCGGGCCAGTTCATGGACAATCCGGATCTCACCAGAGAAAGCGCCAGGAATCTGCTCAACTACGATATCGATTTACTCTGTCCCAACCATGGCGCAGTCCAAAAAGGGAATGTTCACCAAGTCATCAGGGAGGCACTTGAACACGACCTGGAAAAGGGGCAATAG
- the hutH gene encoding histidine ammonia-lyase → MDRLILDGNSLSLEQCSDFLAFNSPVTIEDTAIHRMEQSREVVEQAIASGKTVYGVNTGFGKLSDVRIDNDKLEQLQANLVRSHAAGVGDPIGDDIVRLILLFKINALAKGNSGCRALIAETLAEVLNAGILPVIPAQGSVGASGDLAPLSHLALTLMGEGIVQYRGKKIPAMFALKQEGVEPVTLKAKEGLAILNGTQVSLALGVEALLRLDNLVKAADIIGAMSVETLQGTDQPFRADVQEIRAQDGQVASAKNLYSLLQDSEIHDHHRDCGKVQDMYSLRCMPQVHGACRNALEYARPVLSREMNSSTDNPIVFPESGEIVSGGNFNAEPVGMVLDSLSVAAAELASISERRIASMMDPQMSQMPPFLTENSGLQSGYMLPQITAASLVSENKVLAHPASVDSIPTSANQEDHVSMAPHAGRKLRDITANVENVFAIEWLCAAQGLDLKKPLTPAKSLQPAYRLIREHVPPWEGDRSHEKDIHVAARLIKMGMLVKSVSETHPLK, encoded by the coding sequence ATGGATCGTTTGATTCTCGACGGTAACAGTTTATCCCTCGAACAATGTTCCGATTTCCTTGCCTTCAACTCGCCTGTGACTATTGAGGACACCGCCATCCACCGGATGGAACAATCCCGGGAGGTTGTGGAGCAGGCAATTGCCTCCGGAAAAACCGTCTACGGGGTTAATACCGGATTCGGTAAGCTGTCGGACGTTCGGATTGACAATGACAAACTTGAGCAGCTCCAGGCGAATTTGGTCCGGAGCCACGCGGCCGGTGTCGGCGATCCGATAGGCGATGATATTGTTCGCTTAATCCTATTATTTAAGATTAATGCTCTTGCCAAGGGAAATTCTGGCTGCAGGGCGTTAATCGCCGAAACGCTGGCCGAGGTGTTGAATGCCGGTATCCTGCCAGTTATTCCGGCACAAGGCTCCGTTGGCGCAAGCGGAGACCTGGCTCCTCTGTCTCACCTTGCATTAACTCTTATGGGGGAAGGGATTGTCCAGTATCGCGGTAAAAAAATACCTGCTATGTTTGCACTTAAGCAGGAAGGAGTCGAACCGGTCACATTGAAGGCCAAAGAGGGGTTGGCGATTCTGAACGGAACACAGGTCTCCCTGGCGCTTGGTGTGGAGGCGCTTCTTCGGCTCGACAATCTGGTGAAGGCAGCAGATATCATTGGGGCGATGAGCGTAGAGACACTCCAGGGAACTGATCAGCCTTTTCGGGCAGACGTTCAGGAAATCCGGGCTCAGGATGGACAGGTCGCCAGCGCCAAAAATCTTTACTCACTATTGCAGGACAGCGAAATACATGACCATCACCGGGATTGCGGGAAGGTACAGGATATGTACAGTCTGCGATGTATGCCCCAGGTACATGGTGCGTGCAGAAATGCACTGGAATATGCTCGCCCGGTGTTGAGCAGGGAAATGAACTCCTCGACGGACAATCCCATCGTGTTCCCGGAATCGGGCGAAATTGTGTCCGGCGGGAACTTCAATGCAGAACCAGTGGGGATGGTGCTGGATTCACTTTCAGTTGCGGCAGCAGAACTCGCAAGCATTTCCGAGCGTCGAATCGCCTCGATGATGGATCCGCAGATGAGCCAGATGCCACCATTCCTCACGGAAAACAGCGGATTGCAGTCAGGGTATATGCTGCCACAAATTACGGCGGCCTCGCTTGTCTCCGAAAATAAGGTGCTGGCGCATCCGGCGTCCGTCGATTCCATTCCGACATCCGCAAATCAGGAAGATCATGTCTCAATGGCCCCGCATGCCGGCAGAAAGTTACGTGATATTACCGCAAACGTTGAGAATGTGTTCGCCATTGAATGGCTCTGTGCTGCCCAGGGATTAGATTTGAAGAAACCACTGACTCCGGCAAAATCCTTGCAGCCGGCATACAGACTGATCAGGGAGCATGTCCCTCCATGGGAAGGAGACAGAAGCCACGAAAAAGATATTCATGTGGCTGCACGGCTTATAAAAATGGGAATGCTCGTTAAGAGCGTTTCAGAAACACATCCCTTAAAATGA
- the guaB gene encoding IMP dehydrogenase, with protein MTDLNNLEIGWTFDDILLVPQKSNVLPSEVNVETRLTKSIHLNIPLVSAAMDTVTESEMAIAIAREGGIGILHKNMSMIKQAEQVDKVKRSESGMIMNPVTLPPNRKVSDALELMAKYKISGIPIVNEESKLVGILTNRDLRFETDHDQIIEDVMTKENLITVPVGTTLDEAESILQEHKIEKLLVVDDDNTLRGLITVKDIQKRSQFPNAAKDEHGRLRVGAAIGVSGDTIERADLLIANSVDVLVVDTAHGHSQGVIDTVDKLKKKYPDTDIIAGNVGTEDGARALIEAGADAVKVGIGPGSICTTRVVAGVGIPQITAISDCVKVGQEYDIPVIADGGIRYSGDIAKALAVGADSVMIGSLFAGMEESPGETILYEGRTYKSYRGMGSVEAMKEGSKDRYFQDSEDEVKKLVPEGIEGMVPYRGPVKETIYQLVGGVRSAMGYCGAPGIPELQKNAKFKRVSPAAVRESHPHDVKITKEAPNYRVDL; from the coding sequence ATGACTGATCTGAATAACCTCGAAATAGGCTGGACGTTCGACGATATTTTGCTGGTGCCGCAGAAAAGCAATGTACTGCCCAGTGAAGTCAACGTTGAGACCCGGCTGACGAAATCAATACATCTCAATATCCCGTTGGTAAGCGCGGCAATGGACACCGTCACCGAAAGTGAGATGGCCATCGCTATTGCCAGGGAAGGCGGGATCGGTATCCTGCACAAAAATATGAGTATGATTAAGCAGGCGGAGCAGGTAGACAAGGTGAAGCGCTCGGAAAGCGGGATGATTATGAATCCGGTAACGCTTCCGCCGAACCGCAAGGTCTCGGACGCGCTGGAACTCATGGCGAAATACAAAATATCCGGCATCCCCATTGTGAATGAGGAATCCAAGCTCGTTGGCATTCTGACAAACCGTGATCTGCGGTTTGAAACCGACCATGATCAAATCATCGAAGACGTCATGACCAAAGAGAATCTCATCACAGTACCTGTTGGAACGACTCTTGATGAAGCGGAATCCATCTTGCAGGAACATAAAATCGAAAAATTATTGGTCGTCGACGACGATAATACGCTCCGTGGATTGATTACGGTTAAGGATATCCAGAAACGATCCCAATTCCCCAATGCGGCCAAAGATGAACACGGTCGGCTCCGGGTCGGAGCGGCGATCGGGGTCTCCGGCGATACAATCGAACGGGCAGATCTCCTGATTGCCAATTCAGTGGACGTACTCGTTGTGGATACGGCGCACGGACATTCCCAGGGTGTCATTGATACCGTGGATAAACTGAAGAAAAAATATCCGGATACGGACATCATCGCAGGCAATGTGGGCACTGAAGACGGAGCAAGGGCTCTGATCGAAGCCGGTGCCGATGCAGTGAAGGTAGGGATCGGGCCCGGATCAATATGTACAACAAGAGTCGTCGCCGGGGTGGGAATCCCGCAGATTACCGCTATCTCCGATTGCGTGAAAGTTGGTCAGGAATACGATATCCCCGTTATTGCCGACGGCGGTATCCGGTACTCCGGGGACATTGCCAAGGCGCTGGCCGTCGGTGCAGACTCTGTCATGATAGGCTCCCTCTTCGCCGGAATGGAAGAGAGCCCGGGTGAGACGATCCTGTACGAAGGCCGGACGTATAAGTCCTATCGCGGAATGGGGTCGGTGGAAGCGATGAAGGAAGGCAGTAAAGACCGTTACTTCCAGGATTCTGAAGATGAGGTAAAGAAGCTCGTGCCAGAGGGTATAGAAGGAATGGTGCCGTATCGCGGTCCGGTGAAAGAGACAATTTATCAGCTGGTTGGCGGGGTGCGTTCCGCGATGGGATATTGCGGAGCACCGGGTATTCCCGAGTTACAGAAAAATGCGAAGTTTAAGCGAGTGAGCCCGGCTGCGGTGCGGGAAAGCCATCCTCACGATGTAAAGATCACCAAGGAAGCTCCGAACTACCGGGTAGATTTATAA
- the rpsT gene encoding 30S ribosomal protein S20, with translation MPITKSGKKRVRQAEKRRKHNLHYKTKVRSAVKKVMNASDKETAESLYQDAVSTIDKVASKGIIHKNKAAREKSKITKHVNSL, from the coding sequence ATGCCAATAACAAAATCCGGAAAGAAGCGAGTCAGACAGGCCGAAAAGCGCCGGAAGCATAATCTGCACTACAAAACCAAGGTGCGGTCGGCCGTAAAAAAAGTGATGAATGCCAGCGATAAGGAAACGGCCGAATCGTTATACCAGGACGCGGTTTCCACTATCGATAAGGTGGCTTCCAAGGGTATCATTCATAAAAACAAGGCCGCCAGGGAAAAGAGCAAAATAACTAAGCACGTGAATAGTCTGTAG
- a CDS encoding sporulation protein, giving the protein MIEELIKSVLPELRQIAKGQTVVGEPIQAGDSTVIPVSKVSVGFGAGGGGSEKDNGQGSGTGGGASIEPVAFIVITDGKVQLVPLTSKDTTIGKVIDMVPEILDRVGLKGQGPKQSDEETPDDEPVEEEGSDG; this is encoded by the coding sequence ATGATCGAAGAACTAATTAAATCCGTTTTACCGGAACTCAGGCAAATTGCGAAAGGGCAGACTGTTGTGGGCGAACCTATACAGGCTGGTGACTCTACTGTAATTCCGGTATCAAAAGTGTCGGTCGGATTCGGCGCCGGCGGCGGTGGCTCGGAAAAGGACAACGGACAGGGTAGCGGCACCGGTGGTGGTGCTTCAATTGAGCCGGTGGCGTTTATCGTGATTACGGATGGCAAAGTTCAGCTCGTGCCGTTGACGTCCAAAGATACAACCATCGGTAAGGTGATCGATATGGTTCCGGAAATCCTGGATCGGGTCGGGTTGAAGGGGCAGGGTCCGAAGCAATCCGACGAAGAAACGCCCGATGATGAACCTGTTGAAGAGGAAGGTTCAGACGGATAA
- a CDS encoding Crp/Fnr family transcriptional regulator, whose product MDTSILATVPIFADLDEDALDKIAELMRKRTYPKNKMILMEEDEGDTLFVIDEGSVKITRISEDGREVILSMLNAGDFFGEMSIFDGESRSANVVTLEESDVFLLKRADFLHLLEKYPKISVSLLQELASRLRKSDELIESLSLSDAENRIALTLLRLADDLGIYKAGKVEIDNLPYQQDIANMAGTSRETVSRTLKLLEDKGFIAKDGHKVVIHDYNEFKKHFS is encoded by the coding sequence ATGGATACATCAATTCTTGCAACCGTTCCTATATTTGCTGATTTGGATGAGGACGCACTGGATAAGATTGCTGAACTGATGCGGAAGCGGACTTATCCAAAGAATAAAATGATACTCATGGAAGAAGACGAGGGGGACACGCTGTTCGTGATCGACGAAGGCAGCGTGAAAATCACTCGCATTAGCGAAGATGGCCGGGAAGTAATTCTCTCCATGCTAAACGCCGGAGATTTCTTTGGTGAAATGAGTATTTTTGACGGGGAATCCCGATCGGCAAATGTCGTAACCCTGGAAGAATCCGATGTTTTTCTTCTGAAACGCGCCGATTTTCTTCATCTACTGGAAAAATATCCAAAAATATCAGTATCCCTGCTGCAAGAACTGGCCAGCCGGCTGCGTAAATCCGATGAGCTTATCGAGAGCCTGAGTCTGAGCGATGCCGAAAACCGGATTGCCCTGACGCTGCTGCGTCTGGCGGACGATCTCGGCATATATAAGGCTGGGAAAGTTGAAATTGATAACCTGCCGTACCAGCAAGATATTGCCAATATGGCCGGGACCAGCCGGGAGACAGTGTCCCGGACGCTGAAGCTCCTGGAAGATAAGGGATTTATCGCCAAGGATGGGCATAAGGTCGTTATTCATGATTATAACGAATTTAAGAAGCATTTTAGTTAA
- a CDS encoding serine O-acetyltransferase yields MEVHNREHIAAEAKGESPLGRAWVEIKNLPRRLVHDFKAIAKNDPAAKNPIETFFVHTPYHAIVMYRITHILHILKVPILPRFLATLMRFWSGLEIHPGAKIGCCFFIDHGTGVVVGETAEIGHRCVIFHNVTLGGTGHHKGKRHPTIGNDVLLGTGATLLGPIKVGDNVKVGAETVVINRDIPTNCTVVGAPGKIVKRNGKHVHEDLPEAEYHLKRKVRASAA; encoded by the coding sequence ATGGAAGTCCATAACCGTGAACATATCGCCGCGGAGGCGAAGGGCGAATCGCCGTTGGGACGAGCCTGGGTTGAAATCAAGAATCTTCCTAGAAGACTAGTCCACGATTTCAAAGCGATTGCCAAAAATGATCCTGCTGCAAAAAACCCCATAGAAACGTTTTTCGTCCATACACCTTACCACGCGATTGTGATGTACCGGATCACCCATATCCTGCATATCCTGAAGGTCCCCATTTTGCCGAGATTTCTGGCCACGCTTATGCGGTTTTGGAGCGGACTGGAAATCCATCCTGGTGCTAAGATTGGATGCTGTTTTTTCATCGATCACGGAACCGGAGTGGTCGTCGGCGAAACAGCGGAAATCGGGCATCGATGCGTTATTTTTCACAATGTAACGCTGGGAGGGACAGGACACCACAAGGGTAAGCGTCATCCGACGATCGGCAATGACGTCCTGCTTGGAACCGGCGCCACACTTCTGGGACCGATAAAAGTCGGTGATAATGTAAAGGTCGGCGCCGAAACCGTAGTCATAAACCGCGATATTCCGACGAATTGCACTGTTGTCGGTGCTCCCGGAAAAATAGTAAAGCGAAACGGCAAGCATGTCCACGAGGACCTGCCTGAGGCCGAATACCACCTCAAGCGGAAAGTCCGCGCCTCAGCAGCATAA
- a CDS encoding acyl-CoA thioesterase, translated as MFSHTSHIRVLYGHVDKMDFVYYGRYFEYFEHSRNELLRALDLPYTKIEEKQIRLPVIEAHANYRSAARFDDLINIKATVAEMPRARIRIEYEITNEAQELLITGHTVHSFLNSRGKPTRVPDVLKQKLLPHFEESNG; from the coding sequence ATGTTTTCGCATACTTCGCACATCAGAGTACTCTATGGCCACGTAGACAAGATGGATTTCGTCTATTACGGCCGGTATTTCGAATATTTTGAACACAGCCGGAATGAGCTGCTTCGGGCATTGGATCTGCCATATACCAAAATCGAAGAAAAACAGATCCGTCTTCCGGTCATTGAGGCCCACGCCAACTACCGATCGGCAGCAAGGTTTGATGATCTCATCAACATAAAAGCGACAGTTGCAGAGATGCCCAGGGCCCGGATTCGCATCGAATACGAAATTACCAATGAAGCCCAAGAACTGCTCATTACCGGGCATACCGTCCATAGCTTCTTGAATTCCAGGGGAAAACCAACGCGTGTTCCGGACGTTCTAAAGCAAAAACTACTACCACACTTTGAGGAGAGCAATGGGTAA
- a CDS encoding queuosine precursor transporter, with translation MGNELLFLIMSLIGLVFTLFCFRMGRIWLYAYVGVAIVLANIFVTKQIMLFGLSATGGNVMYGTIFLATDLLSEHYGKFYARRAVFIGFFAAIIYLVMSQLMTAFTPAEYDTVHNGMQSIFSFAPRIILGSLTAYLASQLYDVWFFHFLKERTQGKLLWFRNNLSTWVSQLIDSVIFTLVAFFGTFEWSVILQIILTTYVLKIIIAAIDTPFIYLSYKIKPQGE, from the coding sequence ATGGGTAACGAACTACTGTTTCTTATTATGAGTTTGATAGGATTGGTGTTCACCCTGTTCTGTTTTCGGATGGGACGGATCTGGCTTTATGCGTATGTGGGAGTCGCTATTGTACTCGCCAATATATTCGTAACCAAGCAGATCATGCTATTCGGACTCTCCGCAACCGGCGGGAATGTCATGTATGGAACCATTTTCCTGGCAACGGATCTTCTGAGTGAACACTACGGTAAATTTTACGCGCGCCGGGCGGTTTTTATCGGATTTTTCGCCGCCATTATCTATCTGGTCATGTCGCAGTTAATGACGGCGTTCACACCGGCAGAGTACGATACCGTGCACAACGGGATGCAATCTATCTTCAGTTTTGCACCGCGTATCATTCTGGGAAGCTTGACAGCCTATCTCGCTTCACAACTCTATGACGTTTGGTTTTTCCATTTTCTCAAAGAAAGGACTCAGGGGAAATTACTCTGGTTCCGGAACAACCTCTCCACCTGGGTGAGCCAACTTATCGATTCGGTTATATTTACGCTTGTCGCGTTCTTCGGTACATTCGAGTGGAGCGTCATCCTGCAAATTATCCTGACCACCTATGTCCTGAAAATTATCATAGCAGCTATCGACACACCGTTTATTTATCTGAGTTATAAAATTAAGCCACAGGGAGAGTAA
- a CDS encoding GIY-YIG nuclease family protein yields the protein MQKVSGGYILKLTVSKETEIQVGKLGLMELTPGEYLYGGSAKKGIVSRINRHMEPEKKRYWHIDYLTTHPGVDIEEVWCFPGQSEIEHQLADHSQAGIDSILRGFGNSDCAQGCPAHLWKVTGEISPEDLSEDYYIVTHAQTYATS from the coding sequence ATGCAGAAGGTTTCCGGCGGATACATTCTGAAGTTAACTGTCTCCAAAGAAACAGAAATCCAGGTAGGGAAACTCGGCCTGATGGAGTTAACACCAGGGGAATACTTGTACGGAGGATCAGCAAAAAAAGGAATTGTATCCCGGATAAACCGGCATATGGAGCCTGAAAAAAAACGGTATTGGCATATTGATTATCTCACGACGCATCCAGGCGTGGACATTGAAGAAGTCTGGTGTTTCCCGGGACAGTCGGAGATTGAACATCAGTTGGCCGATCACTCGCAGGCCGGAATTGATAGCATCCTCAGAGGCTTCGGAAATAGTGATTGTGCACAGGGCTGCCCGGCACATCTCTGGAAAGTTACTGGAGAGATTTCCCCAGAAGATCTCTCGGAAGATTATTATATTGTGACGCACGCGCAAACGTATGCAACCTCGTAA